The following proteins are co-located in the Pseudomonas synxantha genome:
- the crcB gene encoding fluoride efflux transporter CrcB: MIPLVVAVSAGGVAGTLLRFATGNWINANWPKHFYTATLAVNIVGCLLIGVLYGLFLLRPEVPVEVRAGLMVGFLGGLTTFSSFSLDTVRLLESGQVPLAIGYAAISVFGGLLATWAGLSLTKL; the protein is encoded by the coding sequence ATGATTCCCTTGGTTGTCGCCGTCTCGGCAGGTGGTGTTGCCGGTACACTGCTGCGCTTTGCCACCGGCAATTGGATTAACGCCAATTGGCCGAAACACTTCTATACGGCGACGCTCGCCGTTAATATCGTGGGCTGCCTGCTGATCGGCGTGTTATACGGCCTGTTTTTGTTACGCCCGGAGGTGCCTGTCGAGGTGCGTGCCGGATTGATGGTTGGCTTCCTCGGCGGCCTGACGACCTTTTCATCCTTTTCACTGGATACCGTGCGCCTGCTGGAAAGCGGGCAAGTGCCGCTGGCGATTGGCTATGCGGCCATCAGCGTATTCGGCGGGCTGCTCGCCACCTGGGCCGGCCTGTCCTTGACCAAACTTTGA
- the serS gene encoding serine--tRNA ligase, with amino-acid sequence MLDSKLLRSNLQDVADRLASRGFALDVARIEALEEQRKTVQTRTEALQAERNARSKSIGQAKQRGEDIAPLMADVERMGTELSEGKIELEGIQTELDSILLGIPNLPHESVPVGEDEDGNVEVRRWGTPKAFDFEIKDHVALGELTGGLDFETAAKMSGARFALLRGPIARMHRALAQFMINLHTGEHGYEEAYTPYLVQAPALMGTSQLPKFEEDLFKITRDGEADLYLIPTAEVSLTNIVAGEILDAKQLPLKLVAHSPCFRSEAGASGRDTRGMIRQHQFDKVEMVQVVEPSTSMEALEGLTANAERVLQLLELPYRVLALCTGDMGFSAVKTYDLEVWVPSQDKYREISSCSNCGDFQARRMQARFRNPETGKPELVHTLNGSGLAVGRTLVAVLENYQQADGSIRVPEVLKPYMGGVEVIG; translated from the coding sequence ATGCTCGATTCCAAACTGTTACGTAGCAACCTTCAGGACGTAGCGGACCGCCTGGCATCCCGTGGCTTTGCCTTGGATGTTGCGCGCATCGAAGCGCTGGAAGAACAGCGCAAGACCGTCCAGACCCGCACCGAAGCACTGCAGGCTGAGCGTAATGCGCGTTCCAAATCCATCGGCCAGGCCAAGCAGCGCGGCGAAGATATCGCGCCGTTGATGGCAGATGTCGAGCGCATGGGCACTGAGTTGTCCGAGGGCAAGATCGAGCTGGAAGGCATTCAGACCGAGCTGGATTCGATCCTGCTGGGCATCCCGAACCTGCCCCACGAATCCGTACCGGTTGGCGAAGACGAAGACGGCAACGTTGAAGTGCGTCGCTGGGGCACGCCCAAAGCCTTCGATTTCGAGATCAAGGACCATGTCGCCCTGGGTGAACTGACCGGTGGCCTGGATTTCGAGACCGCGGCAAAAATGTCCGGCGCGCGCTTTGCCCTGCTGCGCGGCCCGATTGCGCGCATGCACCGTGCACTGGCGCAGTTCATGATCAACCTGCACACCGGTGAGCATGGTTACGAAGAGGCCTACACCCCGTATCTGGTCCAGGCGCCGGCGCTGATGGGCACCAGTCAGTTGCCGAAGTTCGAGGAAGACCTGTTCAAGATCACTCGCGACGGTGAAGCTGACCTGTACTTGATCCCGACTGCCGAAGTGTCGCTGACTAACATCGTGGCCGGCGAGATCCTCGATGCCAAGCAATTGCCATTGAAGCTGGTTGCCCACAGCCCATGCTTTCGCAGTGAAGCCGGCGCGTCGGGTCGCGATACGCGCGGCATGATTCGCCAGCACCAGTTCGACAAGGTCGAGATGGTGCAGGTGGTCGAGCCGTCGACTTCCATGGAAGCCCTGGAAGGCCTGACCGCCAATGCCGAACGCGTGCTGCAACTGCTGGAGTTGCCATACCGCGTCCTGGCCCTGTGCACCGGCGACATGGGCTTCAGCGCCGTGAAGACCTACGACCTCGAGGTGTGGGTGCCGAGCCAGGACAAGTATCGGGAAATCTCGTCGTGCTCCAACTGCGGTGATTTCCAGGCCCGTCGCATGCAGGCGCGTTTCCGTAACCCGGAAACCGGCAAGCCGGAGCTGGTGCACACCCTTAACGGTTCGGGCCTGGCCGTAGGCCGTACCCTGGTGGCCGTGCTGGAAAACTACCAGCAGGCTGACGGCTCGATCCGTGTACCTGAGGTGCTCAAGCCGTACATGGGCGGCGTTGAGGTCATCGGCTAA
- the cysG gene encoding siroheme synthase CysG, whose protein sequence is MEFLPLFHNLRGSRVLVVGGGEIALRKSRLLADAGALLRVVAPQIEDQLRELVLGSGGELILRGYQEADLDGCTLIIAATDDEPLNAQVSSDAKRRCVPVNVVDAPALCSVIFPAIVDRSPLVIAVSSGGDAPVLARLIRAKLETWIPSTYGQLAGLAARFRAQVKGLYPDVQQRRAFWEEVFQGPIADRQLAGQGDEAERLLIDKVNGAPPHAPGEVYLVGAGPGDPDLLTFRALRLMQQADVVLYDRLVAPAILELCRRDAERVYVGKRRADHAVPQARINQQLVDLAKQGKRVLRLKGGDPFIFGRGGEEIEELAAHGIPFQVVPGITAASGCAAYAGIPLTHRDYAQSVRFITGHLKNGTSDLPWQDLVGPSQTLVFYMGLIGLPIICEQLIKHGRSAETPAALIQQGTTSNQRVFTGTLADLPRMVAEHEVHAPTLVIVGEVVVLREKLKWFEGAQSQV, encoded by the coding sequence ATGGAATTTCTGCCGCTGTTTCATAACCTGCGCGGCAGTCGTGTGTTGGTCGTCGGTGGCGGGGAGATTGCCTTGCGCAAATCCCGGCTGCTGGCTGACGCCGGTGCATTGCTGCGGGTGGTTGCTCCCCAGATCGAAGACCAGCTGCGCGAGCTGGTGCTGGGCAGTGGCGGGGAACTGATTTTGCGCGGTTATCAGGAGGCCGACCTTGACGGTTGCACCCTGATCATCGCGGCGACCGACGATGAACCACTGAACGCGCAGGTGTCCAGTGACGCCAAGCGTCGCTGCGTACCGGTCAACGTGGTGGACGCGCCGGCCTTGTGCAGCGTGATCTTCCCGGCGATTGTCGACCGTTCGCCCTTGGTGATTGCGGTCTCCAGTGGCGGCGATGCGCCGGTACTGGCGCGCTTGATCCGGGCCAAGCTGGAAACCTGGATTCCTTCTACCTACGGTCAGTTGGCCGGGTTGGCGGCGCGTTTTCGTGCCCAGGTCAAAGGTTTGTACCCGGATGTGCAGCAACGCCGGGCGTTCTGGGAAGAGGTATTCCAGGGGCCGATTGCCGACCGTCAATTGGCCGGGCAGGGCGACGAGGCCGAGCGCCTGTTGATCGACAAGGTCAACGGCGCACCGCCGCACGCGCCCGGTGAGGTTTACCTGGTGGGCGCTGGCCCGGGCGATCCGGACCTGTTGACCTTCCGCGCCCTGCGCCTGATGCAGCAAGCCGACGTGGTGCTCTACGACCGCCTGGTGGCGCCGGCGATTCTCGAGCTGTGCCGTCGCGACGCCGAACGTGTGTACGTCGGCAAGCGCCGCGCTGACCACGCCGTACCGCAAGCCCGGATCAACCAGCAACTGGTCGACCTGGCCAAGCAAGGTAAGCGCGTGCTGCGCCTCAAGGGCGGCGATCCGTTCATTTTTGGGCGCGGTGGCGAAGAAATCGAGGAATTGGCGGCCCATGGCATCCCGTTCCAGGTGGTGCCGGGGATTACGGCGGCCAGTGGTTGCGCGGCGTATGCCGGGATTCCGCTGACGCACCGCGACTATGCGCAGTCGGTGCGTTTTATCACGGGACACCTTAAGAACGGTACGTCGGATCTGCCCTGGCAGGACCTGGTGGGGCCGTCGCAGACCCTGGTGTTCTATATGGGCTTGATTGGCTTGCCGATCATTTGCGAGCAGTTGATCAAGCACGGGCGCTCGGCGGAAACTCCGGCCGCTTTGATCCAGCAGGGCACCACCTCCAACCAGCGCGTGTTCACCGGCACCCTGGCTGACTTGCCACGTATGGTGGCGGAGCATGAAGTGCATGCGCCGACGCTGGTGATCGTGGGTGAGGTGGTGGTACTGCGCGAGAAGCTCAAATGGTTCGAAGGGGCCCAGTCTCAGGTGTGA
- a CDS encoding glutathione S-transferase family protein: MGLLIEGHWKDQWYESSADGAFQREQAKRRNWVTADGQPGPSGEGGFQAEAGRYHLYVSLACPWAHRTLILRKLKGLESLIDVSVVSWLMLENGWTFDKAHGSSGDKLDGLDFMHQRYTAETADYTGRVTVPVLWDKKLKRIVSNESAEIIRMFNSAFNGLTGNRLDFYPESLRATIDALNERIYPAVNNGVYRAGFATSQQAYESAFDDVFAELDHLEQHLGTHRYLAGEYLTEADVRLFTTLIRFDAVYYSHFKCNLRRIADYANLSNWLREMYQWPGVAETVDFAHIKGHYYASHRTINPTGIVPKGPLQGFDNSHDRARLSGKGVFS; the protein is encoded by the coding sequence ATGGGTTTGCTGATTGAAGGACACTGGAAAGACCAGTGGTACGAAAGTAGCGCAGATGGCGCATTCCAGCGGGAGCAGGCAAAACGCCGCAACTGGGTGACCGCCGATGGCCAGCCTGGCCCCAGCGGTGAAGGCGGCTTCCAGGCCGAGGCCGGTCGTTACCATCTCTATGTTTCCCTCGCCTGCCCCTGGGCGCACCGCACCTTGATCCTGCGCAAGCTCAAAGGCCTGGAAAGCCTGATTGACGTCTCGGTGGTCAGCTGGTTGATGCTGGAAAACGGTTGGACCTTCGACAAGGCCCACGGCTCCAGCGGCGACAAACTGGACGGTCTGGACTTCATGCACCAGCGCTACACCGCCGAAACCGCCGATTACACCGGGCGCGTCACCGTGCCGGTGCTATGGGACAAGAAGCTCAAGCGCATCGTCAGCAATGAGTCGGCGGAGATCATCCGCATGTTCAACAGCGCGTTCAACGGGCTGACCGGCAACAGGCTGGACTTCTACCCCGAGTCACTGCGCGCAACTATTGATGCGCTGAACGAACGCATCTACCCGGCCGTGAACAACGGCGTGTACCGCGCAGGCTTCGCCACATCACAACAGGCTTATGAAAGTGCTTTTGATGATGTGTTTGCCGAACTGGACCATTTGGAACAGCACCTGGGCACCCATCGCTATCTGGCCGGCGAATACCTGACCGAGGCCGATGTGCGGCTGTTCACCACGCTGATTCGTTTTGATGCGGTGTACTACAGCCACTTCAAGTGCAACCTGCGGCGGATTGCGGATTATGCGAATTTGTCGAACTGGCTGAGGGAGATGTATCAGTGGCCGGGCGTGGCGGAGACGGTGGATTTCGCCCATATCAAGGGGCATTACTATGCCAGTCATCGCACGATCAATCCGACCGGGATTGTGCCGAAGGGGCCGTTGCAGGGGTTTGACAACAGCCATGATCGGGCGCGACTTTCCGGTAAAGGTGTCTTTAGTTGA
- a CDS encoding glycosyl transferase family protein gives MTDFAPLTLATPEEHPFAQFVRILGKGKRGARNLTREEAREAMGMLLDEKVEDTQLGAFLMLLRHKEESPEELAGFTEAVRERLNAPALNVDIDWPTYAGKKRHLPWFLLAAKCLAQNGVRILMHGGGAHTAGRLYTEQLLEALRIPLCRNWQQVESAFEHGNLAFIPLGDWAPQLQRMIDLRNTLGLRSPIHSLARLLNPLNARCGLQSIFHPGYQGVHRDASGLLGDNVIVVKGDGGEIEINPDTLSHLYGTTGGQSWDEEWPALSAQRHVKPATLEPEHLKALWRGEIEDSYPQLALIATMALALRGLGHPRQQAFELARQYWDARDKSI, from the coding sequence ATGACCGACTTTGCCCCCCTGACCCTCGCAACGCCTGAAGAGCACCCCTTTGCGCAGTTCGTGCGCATCCTCGGTAAAGGCAAGCGCGGCGCGCGCAACCTCACCCGCGAGGAAGCCCGGGAGGCCATGGGCATGCTGCTCGACGAAAAGGTCGAGGATACCCAGCTCGGTGCCTTCCTGATGCTGCTGCGTCACAAGGAAGAAAGCCCCGAAGAGCTTGCCGGCTTCACCGAAGCGGTACGTGAACGGCTCAACGCACCAGCCCTGAATGTGGACATCGACTGGCCGACCTATGCCGGCAAGAAACGCCACCTGCCGTGGTTCCTGCTCGCGGCCAAGTGCCTGGCACAAAACGGCGTGCGCATCCTGATGCACGGCGGTGGTGCCCACACGGCGGGCCGGTTGTACACCGAGCAGTTGCTGGAGGCTCTACGGATCCCGCTGTGCCGCAATTGGCAGCAAGTCGAGAGCGCCTTCGAGCACGGCAACCTGGCGTTTATCCCGCTAGGCGACTGGGCACCGCAATTGCAACGCATGATCGACCTGCGCAACACCCTCGGCCTGCGCTCGCCCATCCATTCGCTAGCACGGTTGCTTAACCCGCTGAACGCGCGTTGCGGCCTGCAAAGCATCTTCCACCCGGGTTACCAGGGCGTACATCGCGATGCCAGTGGCCTGCTCGGTGACAATGTGATTGTGGTCAAGGGCGACGGTGGCGAGATCGAGATCAACCCCGACACCCTCAGTCACTTGTATGGCACCACTGGCGGCCAGAGCTGGGACGAAGAGTGGCCCGCCCTCTCCGCCCAGCGTCACGTCAAGCCGGCGACGCTGGAACCTGAACACTTGAAAGCACTGTGGCGCGGTGAGATCGAGGACAGCTATCCACAATTAGCCCTGATCGCCACCATGGCCCTGGCCTTGCGCGGCCTCGGTCACCCACGGCAACAGGCGTTCGAATTGGCCCGACAATACTGGGACGCACGGGACAAATCGATTTAA
- a CDS encoding TusE/DsrC/DsvC family sulfur relay protein, with protein sequence MNTLTVGARALELDKDGYLVDLDDWSEEVAQALAAAEALELTPDHWEILRLLRQFYAQFQLSPATRPLIKYTALKLGPEKGNSLHLNKLFNGTPAKLAAKLAGLPRPTNCL encoded by the coding sequence ATGAACACCTTGACCGTAGGCGCTCGCGCCCTGGAACTGGACAAGGACGGCTACCTCGTCGACCTGGATGACTGGTCCGAGGAGGTGGCGCAGGCCCTGGCCGCCGCCGAAGCCCTGGAGCTGACCCCGGATCACTGGGAGATCCTCCGGCTGCTGCGCCAGTTCTATGCCCAATTCCAGCTGTCCCCGGCCACGCGCCCGCTGATCAAGTACACCGCCTTGAAGCTGGGCCCGGAAAAGGGCAACAGCCTGCACCTCAACAAATTGTTCAATGGCACTCCCGCCAAACTCGCCGCCAAGCTGGCGGGCCTGCCCAGGCCGACGAATTGCTTATGA
- the tusB gene encoding sulfurtransferase complex subunit TusB gives MSTLHVLSHSPFTDSRLDSCLRLCGREDAILLCGDGAYGLHSPALHTKGVKVFVLAEDMQARNLPLPDWADSVDYPGFVQLSIDYDKVNTWL, from the coding sequence ATGTCAACTTTACATGTGCTGTCTCATTCTCCGTTCACCGATAGCCGCCTCGACAGCTGCCTGCGCCTGTGTGGGCGCGAAGACGCGATCCTGCTCTGCGGCGATGGCGCCTACGGCTTGCACAGCCCTGCCCTGCACACCAAGGGCGTGAAGGTGTTTGTACTGGCCGAAGACATGCAGGCGCGTAATTTGCCCCTGCCCGACTGGGCCGACAGTGTGGACTACCCAGGTTTCGTACAACTGTCGATCGACTACGACAAGGTCAACACCTGGCTATGA
- the tusC gene encoding sulfurtransferase complex subunit TusC, translating into MSKSLLVISRQAPWSGPSAREALDIVLAGGAFDLPIGLLFLDDGVFQLAPHQDAKAVQQKDLGANLQALGLFGIDDVFACSHSLAERGLTPPASAQPLGNEDICRLIDRYDQVITL; encoded by the coding sequence ATGTCCAAATCCCTGTTGGTAATCAGCCGCCAGGCCCCATGGTCCGGGCCGAGTGCGCGGGAAGCGCTGGATATCGTGCTGGCCGGTGGCGCGTTTGATCTGCCCATTGGCCTGCTGTTTCTTGACGACGGTGTGTTTCAGCTGGCACCGCACCAGGACGCCAAGGCTGTGCAGCAAAAGGACCTCGGTGCCAACCTGCAGGCATTGGGGCTGTTTGGCATTGATGACGTATTCGCTTGCAGCCATAGCCTGGCGGAGCGCGGGCTCACCCCGCCGGCCAGCGCCCAGCCCCTGGGCAACGAAGACATTTGCAGGCTGATTGACCGTTACGACCAGGTGATAACCCTCTGA
- the tusD gene encoding sulfurtransferase complex subunit TusD translates to MKFAIALYSAAHTPSSRRALLFAQAALAGGHEIVRLFFYQDGVYSASNNIVAPQDEQDIARQWREFVSQHQLDGVVCIAAALRRGVLNAEEATRYQRSAVNLEAPWALSGLGQLHDAIQGADRLICFGGP, encoded by the coding sequence ATGAAGTTCGCGATTGCACTGTATAGCGCCGCCCACACGCCCTCCTCGCGCCGCGCCCTGTTGTTCGCCCAGGCGGCGCTGGCCGGCGGGCATGAGATTGTGCGGCTGTTTTTTTATCAAGATGGCGTGTACAGCGCATCCAATAACATCGTTGCTCCCCAGGATGAGCAAGATATCGCCCGCCAATGGCGCGAATTTGTCAGCCAGCACCAGCTTGATGGCGTGGTGTGCATCGCCGCGGCCTTGCGCCGTGGCGTGCTCAATGCCGAGGAAGCCACGCGCTATCAACGCAGCGCGGTTAACCTGGAGGCACCCTGGGCGCTGTCGGGCCTGGGGCAATTGCATGACGCTATACAGGGCGCCGACCGCCTGATCTGTTTTGGAGGGCCATGA
- a CDS encoding CaiB/BaiF CoA transferase family protein — MSGPLASLKVLDFSTLLPGPFASLLLADMGAEVLRIESPTRMDLLRVLPPHDRGTSASHAYLNRNKRSLALDLKQAEAVEIVRELVKEHDILVEQFRPGVMERLGLGYAALKAINPRLIYVSITGYGQTGPYKDRAGHDINYLALAGVASHTGRRDSGPLPLGVQLADVAGGSLHAVVGLLAAVIARQQSGVGQYLDVSMTDCSFSLNAMAGAGYLACGVEPEWENHVLNGGSFYDYYRSRDGRWMSVGSLEPAFMQQLCEALGQPELAAHSVKPEQQAVLKQALRVEFEKRSFEELCELFAGVDACVEPVLSLAEAVEHPQLKARELVSQVPRGDGSTQAQLACPLKFSEGLPEPRHIGVAVGAHSDEVLAQLGFSAQRIEALRQARVVG, encoded by the coding sequence ATGTCAGGTCCCTTGGCGTCCCTTAAAGTGCTGGATTTTTCCACCTTGCTGCCCGGCCCGTTTGCCTCCTTGTTGCTGGCGGACATGGGCGCCGAGGTGTTGCGTATCGAATCGCCTACGCGCATGGACCTGCTGCGCGTATTGCCGCCCCATGACCGCGGCACGTCGGCGAGCCATGCCTATCTCAATCGCAACAAGCGCAGTCTGGCCCTGGATCTCAAGCAGGCCGAGGCGGTGGAGATCGTGCGTGAGTTGGTGAAGGAACATGACATTCTGGTCGAGCAGTTTCGCCCCGGGGTCATGGAGCGCCTGGGTTTGGGTTACGCGGCGCTGAAAGCGATCAACCCCCGGCTGATCTATGTATCGATTACTGGCTACGGCCAGACCGGCCCTTATAAGGACCGCGCCGGCCACGATATCAATTACCTGGCGTTGGCCGGCGTGGCCAGCCACACCGGGCGCCGGGACAGCGGGCCGCTGCCGCTGGGGGTACAACTGGCCGATGTGGCAGGCGGGTCGCTGCATGCGGTGGTGGGCTTGCTGGCGGCGGTGATTGCCAGGCAGCAGAGCGGGGTGGGACAGTACCTGGATGTGAGCATGACCGATTGCTCGTTCAGCCTGAACGCCATGGCCGGCGCCGGTTACCTGGCCTGCGGGGTGGAGCCTGAGTGGGAGAACCATGTGCTCAATGGTGGGAGTTTCTACGACTACTATCGCAGTCGTGATGGACGCTGGATGTCGGTGGGGAGTTTGGAGCCAGCGTTTATGCAGCAATTATGCGAGGCACTGGGACAGCCGGAGCTGGCGGCCCACAGCGTGAAGCCTGAACAGCAGGCCGTTCTTAAGCAGGCCCTGCGGGTGGAGTTTGAGAAGCGCAGCTTTGAGGAGCTTTGCGAGCTGTTCGCCGGGGTGGATGCGTGTGTGGAACCGGTGTTGAGCCTGGCGGAGGCTGTTGAACATCCGCAGTTGAAGGCTCGAGAACTGGTCAGCCAGGTGCCCAGAGGGGATGGCTCGACACAAGCGCAATTGGCCTGCCCGCTGAAGTTTTCCGAAGGTTTGCCAGAGCCTCGGCATATTGGTGTGGCAGTGGGGGCGCACAGTGATGAAGTGTTGGCGCAGTTGGGGTTCAGTGCTCAGCGGATAGAGGCGTTGCGGCAGGCCAGGGTGGTTGGGTGA
- a CDS encoding SprT family zinc-dependent metalloprotease produces the protein MPEQLNTRVEDCFLQAESFFKRSFKRPQVSLKLRGQKAGVAHLHENLLRFNPQLYRENSQHFLKQTVAHEVAHLIAHQLFGERIQPHGEEWQLIMRGVYELPPDRCHTYEIKRRQVKRYIYRCPCADSDFPFSAQRHGLVNQGRRYLCRRCRQTLVYTGETRVE, from the coding sequence ATGCCCGAGCAACTCAATACCCGCGTCGAAGATTGTTTCCTGCAAGCCGAATCCTTTTTCAAACGAAGCTTCAAACGCCCCCAGGTCAGCCTCAAGCTGCGGGGCCAGAAGGCCGGTGTCGCGCATTTGCACGAGAACCTGCTGCGCTTCAACCCTCAGCTGTACCGTGAAAACAGCCAGCACTTTCTCAAGCAAACCGTGGCCCACGAAGTGGCGCACCTGATTGCCCACCAGTTGTTCGGCGAACGTATCCAGCCCCATGGCGAGGAATGGCAGCTGATCATGCGCGGGGTTTATGAACTGCCGCCGGATCGTTGCCATACCTATGAGATCAAGCGTCGCCAGGTAAAGCGCTATATCTACCGATGCCCGTGTGCGGACAGTGATTTTCCGTTTTCGGCGCAGCGCCATGGGTTGGTGAACCAGGGACGGCGGTATTTGTGTCGGCGGTGTCGGCAGACCCTGGTATATACCGGGGAGACACGGGTGGAATAA
- a CDS encoding Yip1 family protein translates to MIHHVVGLFTHPDQEWREIRGDKEESIGHMYLTHTLILAAIPAVSAFIGTTQVGWVIGNRAPVMLTQESALWMTLMSYAAMLGGVAVMGAFIHWMARTYDASPSMARCVAFATYTATPLFIGGLAALYPHMWLGMVVGTAAICYTVYLLYVGLPTFMSIDPDEGFLFSSSVLAVGLVVLVAIMAFTVIVWGLGVGPIYTS, encoded by the coding sequence ATGATCCATCACGTCGTGGGGCTGTTTACCCATCCCGACCAGGAATGGCGGGAAATTCGTGGCGATAAGGAAGAAAGCATCGGCCACATGTACCTCACTCATACCCTGATACTTGCAGCGATCCCCGCCGTATCTGCCTTTATCGGCACCACCCAGGTCGGCTGGGTCATCGGCAACCGCGCGCCGGTCATGCTGACCCAGGAAAGCGCGCTGTGGATGACCCTGATGTCTTACGCCGCCATGCTCGGCGGTGTAGCAGTGATGGGGGCGTTCATTCACTGGATGGCGCGCACCTACGACGCCAGCCCCAGCATGGCCCGTTGCGTGGCCTTTGCCACCTACACCGCGACCCCACTGTTTATCGGTGGGCTGGCGGCGCTCTACCCGCATATGTGGCTGGGCATGGTCGTCGGCACGGCGGCGATCTGCTACACGGTGTACCTGCTGTATGTGGGCTTGCCGACTTTCATGAGCATCGACCCGGACGAAGGCTTCCTGTTCTCCAGCTCGGTATTGGCCGTGGGCCTCGTGGTACTGGTGGCGATCATGGCCTTTACTGTCATCGTCTGGGGCTTGGGCGTCGGGCCGATCTACACCAGCTGA